Part of the Musa acuminata AAA Group cultivar baxijiao chromosome BXJ2-7, Cavendish_Baxijiao_AAA, whole genome shotgun sequence genome is shown below.
AATAGTGTCTTGATAAATAAGCAACCAAAGAAGGCTATTTGTGGATGGAGCTTGAAGCACATTACTACATAAGACCATCACTGGGGTGGACCCCACATGCACCATTCCAAAGTGATTCTGAATTATATTTTCAAACCCAGAGTATGGAAGACTGTATCATCCTAGTTTAGTGGCACATCAGATGTGGGAGAACAATTGTGTTGGTTTATAAAGCTAAAGTGAATATACTATCATTAACTTCAGTAGTAGAAGTCCAAAGAACCAAATTTAGCATCATCCCTTGATTTGAAAAACTTCAGTACTGAGACCATCAGAAGATTACGAATGCAGATAACATCAGCTAATCACAGATGCCACAAATCAACAACACAACCGAACCATAATGGTTCAACTTAGGGTGTCATCTGTTTATATGCATATTAGTCGTAAAAGAATCAAGCTTTATCATTGCAGCTTGCTGACACTCTTTTGCAATCATACGTTATGAAATTCAAAAAGCTTGTACAAAaaccaaagacaacatgaaaaaagcGACTGTAACTAATCTTGTGCCATGGGTGAAAAAGTGGATGCAACTAACCTTGTGCCATGGATGAGCTTTTATCTGTGGAAATCTGAAATCTGTATAGTTAGGATTCATGCACCGAATTTCCTCACGTGTTGGAGTTCCAAGAACCTGAATATGAAACGAAATTTCGTACAATGTTATGACTCCTTCAACCAATATTTACCAGCAGGGCAGCAACATAATACCTTGATTATCTGAACAAGCTGATCAACAGCACTGTCTCCAGGAAACAATGGCTGAAAAATATGTAAAAGTTGGATACAGTAGGTGAGAATTCAAGAAACGCTTCTTAAAGGTTATTAAAGCACAAATACATGCAGGTGAGACAAAAGAGTACCTGACCGAGGAGTAACTCAGCAAGAACACAACCTGCTGACCATATATCAATGGATGTTGTATATTCTGTTGCGCCAAAAATAAGCTCTGGAGCACGATAATAGCGAGAGCAGATGTAAGAAATGTTCGGTTCACCCTTGACCTGATAGGGCAAATCCATTAGAACAGAAGAGCAACATTAAATTCAAATGAAAACGAATAAtgaaaaagatcaaaatatttTGCAGTAGCTTTCATGGAAAGAAAGCTACAGTCAGAGATCTTCTATGCAGGAGATCCTACAAAATTCAAAGATATTTATGAAACAAAAACAGGTAATTTGAataggaaaaaataataatttaattatatctGGTAACCCACTAGCTGTTCCCTTAATTCTTTATTCTCTCTTTTATCTATTTCCCCCCCCTTTTTCTGGTTTTTGTGGATCAATTCAAACTACAGTTGAGGAAACAAGCACTTTTTCTAGGAGGGTGATGACTATCAGAAAGTGTCATTAATTGAAACTAAAGACCTGATGTGCCATGACAAAACAAGCACTTTTTCTAAGAGGACAAATTGACTACCAGAAAGTGTCATTAATTTGCAGTAAAAATCTGATGAGCTATGGCAAAGCAAGCACTTTTCTAAGTGTACAGTGCCAACCAGAAAATGTTAAGACTCCGGCAGGCAGATGCCTAGTTTAACTTCACAAGGCTAGTCTACAGTGTCATACATGGGAAAACATGGTAGCCAATCCTTTAATCATTACTTTGAGAAAGCAAATATGCTCTGTTTCCTGTTGTAGGGTAAGCTAGTCTTAAAATCTCATCAGAACATGATTCAGCCATCACAATGCCTCACATCTGCTAAAAGTCTTAAATATGATGGTTACTTCTTTACTCTTTAATCTCCACATTACTGAAAACAAGTAGCAAAAGGAAGAGTGCCCCAAATTTACATAGAAAATATCAGATAAATTAAACAGAATCTAAAGGATGTTTCTTCTCAATAATCTTAAATAAAAAAACAATGCACTTTTCTTTTGTGATGCAACCTCCCTCTCAGCAATTTTTTAGTTAATGCATGTTCTTTGAGAATTCTGTAAATGATCAATCCATTTAAGAGCACCAAAATAGGCACAACAAAGAAAACCAGTCCATGTTTCGTTCCAGGTGAAACATACCAAAACTTTTGCGCTTCCAAAATCACATAGCTTGACTTGATGGGTAAGAGGATCTACCTGCAGAAGCTCTACTAATTGTAAAAGTCAAAGACTTTATTTGATCAAACTTGACAAAATATATAAACTTTTAAGGCCATGGGAACTCACCAAAACATTTTGTGGTTTAACATCTCTATGGCAAACACCAGGAACTGTATGCATATAAGCCAACCCTCTAAATATCTGGACAAATATCCAATTTAGCACTCTCATTCATGTGTCTGCAAAGAGTATCCACAGGCGACAAGATAAATATACCTGATATGTGTAAAGCTTCACGTAGATTAGCGGCATCCTTTGATTCACACTGCTGAAATGCCTTAGAACACGAAATAGTGTTTCCGGCACATATTCCATGACCAAGTTGAGAAAAAGCTCATCTCTGCTCGTGGTGAAGAAACAATGCTTTAGAGAGATCACATTCGGATGATCCATTGAGCGCATCAGCTGTAGCTCACGGTTTTTGTATCTCTGATCCTGCAACACCTTTTTTATAGCCACAGTCTCTCCTGTTTCCAAACATTTTGCCTGCCAAAGACAACAATCATGTTTGAAACCAAGGCACTAAATGGTGCGACGGGTTTATGCAAGTCCCAgacaaaaagttagcaaaaaacCTGAAAAACAATCCCAAATGAGCCAGCACCCACCACACGCTCAGCCATGTAACTAATGGTCTGCAGCACAAGCAAAACAACTCACATTACCGATATACGATAGCAACCAATTTGCATCTCTATATAAAGCAGTTTAGTGGCTCCTAACCTGCTTGGGTTCACCATTCTTGCCTCCAATGGTGGTGGAAATGATATGACCAGTGACCCCATCACTTCCTTCCATAACAGATGCTTGCTGTGGTACGAAGATAAAAAGGAGATCAATTTAGACTAATATTTCTATCTAAGCAAAAAAATATTAAAGCACCAAGCAAAAAGGTGAACTTTCAGAACAGTTGAAAACAAGCATGGTCACCAAAAAGTGAACTCGATTATAAGGCACTAAACATGTAGAAGTATACAGAGCTTACAAGGAACACTGGAGATATAAAGTTGGAGACCGAGGCAAGAACTCCACAGAACATCAAATAAGACAAGATCCCAGAAGTCCTCAAGATTGTTCGATAAAATGTGGCCACCCTTCTCCAGCAAATAGGAAATAGTTTGAAAAGTGAGCAAGTGATGTTGAAAAAACAGAATAAAAAATTGCTTAAGACCTTTTTCTGTTTTAGCCACAATTCTTGGATGCATTGAAGACAATGAAAGGAATTGCTACCTAATTACGATTAGAGCAAACGACAAGCCCAAATGGACAAGATTAGAGTAGAAACCGGGTGTGTCACCGCATGAGAATAACACACACAAACTAGTACAGCAGAATAACAAATACATCAGATAGTTAAATCCATCGTTATCTTCTCTAGATTT
Proteins encoded:
- the LOC135585481 gene encoding shaggy-related protein kinase eta-like isoform X1; the encoded protein is MFCGVLASVSNFISPVFLQASVMEGSDGVTGHIISTTIGGKNGEPKQTISYMAERVVGAGSFGIVFQAKCLETGETVAIKKVLQDQRYKNRELQLMRSMDHPNVISLKHCFFTTSRDELFLNLVMEYVPETLFRVLRHFSSVNQRMPLIYVKLYTYQIFRGLAYMHTVPGVCHRDVKPQNVLVDPLTHQVKLCDFGSAKVLVKGEPNISYICSRYYRAPELIFGATEYTTSIDIWSAGCVLAELLLGQPLFPGDSAVDQLVQIIKVLGTPTREEIRCMNPNYTDFRFPQIKAHPWHKIFHKRMPPEAIDLTSRLLQYSPSFRCTALEACAHPFFDELRDSNARLPDGHPLPALFNFKQELAGASPELIGKLIPEHARRHSDLGFLQMPGT
- the LOC135585481 gene encoding shaggy-related protein kinase iota-like isoform X2, coding for MAEGKQASVMEGSDGVTGHIISTTIGGKNGEPKQTISYMAERVVGAGSFGIVFQAKCLETGETVAIKKVLQDQRYKNRELQLMRSMDHPNVISLKHCFFTTSRDELFLNLVMEYVPETLFRVLRHFSSVNQRMPLIYVKLYTYQIFRGLAYMHTVPGVCHRDVKPQNVLVDPLTHQVKLCDFGSAKVLVKGEPNISYICSRYYRAPELIFGATEYTTSIDIWSAGCVLAELLLGQPLFPGDSAVDQLVQIIKVLGTPTREEIRCMNPNYTDFRFPQIKAHPWHKIFHKRMPPEAIDLTSRLLQYSPSFRCTALEACAHPFFDELRDSNARLPDGHPLPALFNFKQELAGASPELIGKLIPEHARRHSDLGFLQMPGT